A single window of [Clostridium] hylemonae DSM 15053 DNA harbors:
- a CDS encoding CocE/NonD family hydrolase, translated as MENKEKLEIVGLDEKPKYWDERYMDGIEKMTPRMYDVLKEEDVRMQVRDGVTLAVDIYRPDTEEDIKFPGLVAFSAYGKSIQTMDRISMQFKTVLFDHTIEAGDIYEYVKHGYIVVVPDPRGIGKSEGAWDGLYGRQEQEDCYDVIEWTAALPYCNGNIGMIGISYFSILQPVVAALQPPHLKAIMMVEVVDNMYHHNYPGGVFVNRSFMYTDFCPDVNSMSTAERTYTTEELKARIEKRLSDPDINHSALYSGILNCWPPRNQTYFFDMLLHDDDSDFWRERSIESHPEDIKVPMYLISEYYELGRFSQGPFFLFTHGDMSVPRKLAAPEEHDALHLPHRIMTPEYLRWYDYWLKGIDTGVMDEPPMKLLVRGINKFRYEYEWPLARTQWTKYYLRDGGLLSTEKEKDEHVKPTVLNHKSPYEGGSNETYAVPNVVFRTPVLEEDVEVTGPIVMHLMCAIDKTDANFTVMLNDVPPEGEGRPLNLVTGNLRASHRGLEKKELKPWELNNDHTRKVPVVPGEINEYTIEIMNTSNVFRKGHRIEVEVKNYDANPYHWMVQLPNSQDIEYKIFVDSVHNSYINLPVIPYSDEEQWIR; from the coding sequence ATGGAAAATAAAGAAAAATTAGAAATCGTCGGTCTGGACGAAAAGCCAAAATATTGGGATGAGCGTTATATGGACGGCATTGAGAAGATGACGCCGCGCATGTATGACGTTCTCAAGGAAGAGGATGTACGGATGCAGGTCAGAGACGGTGTCACACTGGCGGTGGATATCTACCGTCCTGACACAGAGGAGGACATTAAGTTCCCGGGACTCGTTGCTTTTTCTGCCTATGGAAAATCCATTCAGACAATGGACCGTATCTCCATGCAGTTCAAGACCGTATTGTTTGACCATACGATAGAAGCCGGAGACATATATGAGTATGTAAAACACGGCTATATCGTAGTAGTGCCTGACCCGAGAGGGATCGGCAAGTCCGAGGGAGCCTGGGACGGCCTCTACGGAAGACAGGAGCAGGAGGACTGTTATGACGTTATTGAATGGACGGCAGCGCTTCCTTATTGTAACGGAAACATAGGTATGATAGGTATTTCATACTTCTCAATACTGCAGCCGGTAGTGGCAGCACTGCAGCCGCCACACCTGAAGGCTATCATGATGGTAGAAGTCGTAGACAACATGTATCACCATAACTATCCGGGCGGAGTGTTTGTGAACCGTTCCTTTATGTACACAGATTTCTGTCCGGACGTAAACTCTATGTCCACGGCGGAGCGCACATATACGACAGAAGAGCTGAAAGCACGCATTGAAAAGAGACTGTCCGATCCGGATATCAATCACAGTGCGCTTTACTCTGGTATTTTGAACTGCTGGCCGCCGAGAAATCAGACATATTTCTTTGATATGCTTCTGCACGATGATGACAGTGACTTCTGGAGGGAGCGTTCTATTGAGAGCCACCCTGAGGACATCAAGGTTCCTATGTATCTCATCTCAGAATACTATGAACTCGGAAGATTTTCACAGGGGCCGTTCTTCCTGTTCACACACGGAGACATGTCGGTGCCGAGAAAGCTCGCTGCTCCGGAAGAGCATGACGCGCTGCATCTGCCGCACCGTATCATGACGCCGGAATATCTGCGCTGGTATGATTACTGGCTCAAAGGCATTGATACAGGTGTTATGGATGAACCTCCGATGAAGCTTCTCGTGAGAGGGATCAACAAGTTCCGCTATGAATATGAATGGCCGCTGGCACGTACGCAGTGGACGAAATATTACTTAAGAGACGGCGGACTGCTCTCCACCGAAAAAGAAAAGGATGAGCATGTAAAGCCGACGGTCTTAAATCATAAGAGCCCGTATGAAGGCGGCTCCAATGAGACATACGCAGTACCCAATGTCGTGTTCCGCACACCTGTGCTGGAGGAAGATGTTGAGGTTACAGGACCGATCGTCATGCATCTTATGTGCGCCATCGACAAGACGGACGCCAACTTTACGGTCATGCTCAATGACGTGCCGCCGGAAGGCGAAGGGCGCCCTCTGAACCTTGTGACTGGAAATCTGCGGGCTTCCCACCGGGGACTGGAGAAGAAGGAACTGAAGCCGTGGGAGCTTAATAACGACCATACGAGAAAAGTTCCGGTAGTTCCGGGCGAGATCAACGAATACACGATCGAGATCATGAACACATCCAATGTATTCCGCAAAGGCCACCGCATAGAAGTTGAAGTGAAAAACTACGATGCGAACCCGTACCACTGGATGGTACAGCTGCCGAACAGCCAGGATATTGAATACAAGATATTTGTGGACAGCGTACACAATTCTTATATCAACCTGCCGGTCATCCCATACTCAGATGAGGAACAGTGGATCCGGTAA